The stretch of DNA AATTCAGTAGGCATAGTGCCATCAAAATTTAGTTTCATTTGATTACAGGACTTAGTATACCGGCTAGGCTCTGATCATTAAACGTGACTTTGGCCCACACTTTTTATATACTTAGTGGGCATTATGCACACTATCAGGAGGAATTGCTATGACTGACTCGGACTTACTACTTTCTGCAATCAAGTGCACCGCACTTGATTCCTTAACCCAATTAATCGCCACCTATTTAGAACAACCGGTCTTCATCATGGATGTCACCGGACACACGATCAGCACCTCTACACCGGACCTACCTGCCGTCACCCCCGACTGGTTCCGCTTAGATACGAATCGCGGGGCCTTTCAAGATGGAACCACCGAATATTTGCGGCAACCGATCAACACGTATGCTTTAAAAATTTGGTTTCTATTCGTGGCCCAGTCAAAAGGCTACCCAGTCACGGCATCACAATTAAACCTGGTCATTCAAGTCATCAATAATTTCAATGAACGCTACACGGTTAATCCCAACCAAAGTGAAATGAATAGTCTCTTTACTCAACTACTACATCAACCCACCAAAACCGACATTACAAGCTTTGGTCCACTACTCAACCAACCACTAGTGATGATCACAGCCACGCCTCTAAGCACACGACCACACCAAGATGCCTTTAAACAAGCCCTGCAAAAGCAACTAACCACTATGCCGATGACGGAAGATACTCATCAAAACTTGGTCCTAATCGTCCCCGCCACAACTGCTAAATTCGAACAAACGGCCTTAGATACGTTGGGACAACAATACCAATATTGTTTTTTCATTTCAGAACCCTACACGGACATTACGAAAAGTCGAGACTTTTTAAACATTTGTCACCAAGCGTTTAAAGCGGCCCAAAAGCTTGGTGAATTGCATCCTGTCAACTTAACTCAAGGCTACAATATTTATATTATCTTAGACCATATGACCGACACGTCCCTATTACGCCAAACAATGTGTGCTCAGTTGCTCACCTTAAAAGCTTACGATCGTGCGCACCATGCCGAATTATTTCAAACACTTTTCACTTATCTCGAAAACGATTGTCGCTTAAACACTACGGCCACCCAATTACATCTACACCGCAACAGCTTAACAAAACGGTTACAACGAATTGACGATATCATCCATATCGATTGGAGCCAACCACACAAAACATTCGGCTTGCGATTAAGTTATCGCATTTTTGACTATTTAGACCATTAGTTTGGCTGTCTAAATCCTTAACAAAAGCTCACCCAGCGTCACCCATACCTGAGGGGCGTGAACACTACAGCACACTAATAGCAGCCAAAAGACCGTCATCATTTTATTCGACCATCTAATGACAATAAAAAAGCCTAGGTTTTTGCACCCAGACTTGTTAGTTATTGAATTGATTAAACGCGGCTCATCAATTGATTACGATTTCCCAGCCACTTGGCTAAGCGATGGTAAACGAGCCAGAAGACACCCCCGACTAAGAGCCCCTTAATCAGGTTGAACGGCACAACGGCAATCAAGACGAGTGTATTCAATGACACACTAAGCTTCATTCCCATGACTTGCATATAAAATGGCAAGACAAACGTTAAGTTGGCTAACGATTCGACCACAACTAAGCCAATCGTTGCCAGTCCGATCGCTAATGGCAGTCGCCATTTTTCATTACCACGATAATAACGTAACACGATGGCAAACGCGATGATCAGCACGGCTGAACCAAGAAAACTAGCCGCCGAACCAATCAGATCTGGAATGGCAAAGCCCATCGTTGCAGAATGGAGAAATAATTTTATCAACGTGATTGCAAAAGCACCACCCATTCCGTAAAGAAATAAGCCAATCAAAATTGGAATATCCGAAAAATCAATCTTCATCCAAGCGGCAATCGGAATGATTGGAAACTCCAGTAACATGAGAATATAAGCACACGCGCCGAGCAAGGCAATGCCCACTAGTCGGCGTAACGTTGTTTGTTGCATAACGCACCCTCCTATGGGTCATCTTCAATGAACCGCTTTGTCACATCTTCACAAAAAAACGCCCGACAACAAAAGAACTGTCATCAGGGCGGGTTTATTTGCGGATTTATGCCAAATAAGCTCGATCTTCTTTATACCAGACTTTAACTGTCGACTTTGGAATTACACCAAATCACTATGCTTGCACATAGGTCGCGGGCTATAACCGCCGGTCGGGAATCACACCCTGCCCTGAAGATGAACCAAATATTTATTTTTGAACAATTATAGTTTACGCACTTTTACCAATAAATGCAAGCGTTATCGTTCACCTTTTAACTTACTAATCTCAATTGGCTTTAACTTCCGATATTCACCGGCTTGTAAACTTTGCAAATCTAAAATACCATAGCGCTCGCGCTTCAGCTTCGTTACAGGATGTCCAATGGCTGCTAACATCTTTTTGACTTGATGGTTATGACCTTCGTGGATCGTCAACTGAACCAACGCGTTTTGCTTCTTATGATCACTATCTAACAAATTAGATTTAGCCGGCGCGGTCGTCCGACCATCAATTTCAACGCCCAAACGTAATTGTTTCAAATCAGCATTAGTTGGGACGCCTTCGACTTTCGCCAAATAAGTCTTTTTGACCTCATATTTAGGATGAGTCAGTCGATTGGCTAGTGCGCCATCGTTGGTCATGATCAACAAGCCCGACGTATCGTAATCTAAACGACCCACGGGATAGATCCGTTCAGGAACTTCTTTAAAGTAATCCATGACTGTTTTTCGACCACGTTCATCGTGAACCGTAGTTACTACGCCGCGGGGTTTATAAAAGAGATAATAAACTAATTTTTCGGCTAAAATTGGTGACCCGTCAACTTCAATTTGATCGTGTCGTTCCACTTTGACGCCTAATTCTGTCACCGTCTTGCCATTAACCCTCACGTGCCCAGAAGTGATCAACACTTCTGATTTACGCCGTGACGCAACGCCGGCCTCGGCCATGACTTTTTGTAATCGTTCTGCCATTAATTTTCCTCACTATCTGGATGTTGTCCGTTGAGTTTATCTTGAAATGCTGTCAAAAAGAGATCGGTCTCTGGTGCCGGATGCTCACTATCGGTTAAGGCTTCCAAATCGATTGCTGGCAAATCATCAAGGGTCTGTAACCCAAAATAATCTAAAAATAGTTCCGTTGTGCCATAAAGGATCGGCCGGCCGGGTTCACTCAGACGACCCGTCTCGGTCACCAATTGGCGTAATACCAACTTTTGAATGGTTGAGCCGCTCTGCACGCCTCTAATCTCATCGATCTCAATACGCGTCAGTGGTTGCCGATACGCAATAATCGCTAAAACTTCCAACGAGGCTTGTGAAAGACTCGTTGACAGTGGCGCTTCAAAGTACCGTTTCAAGACTGGCGCAATGGCTGCCTTGGTCGCTAACCGATACGTGTTGGCCGTTGATAGGATCATCAAGGCACAATCTGGCTCTTCAGCGTAATGGGCTGCCAAAGTTGACAGCATCGTATTAATCGCCGGCTTGGCAAAACCAGTTGCATGCTCAATTTCAGCAACCGTTACGCCTTCATCACCGGCAACAAATAATAATCCTTCAATCTGTTCAATGTTCGTCATGCTATTCATCCTGTCGTAAATGTAAATGAATTGGGCCTAATTGGGCCGTTTGTACCAAAGTTACTTGAGCCTGCTTGGTTAATTCTAACACGGCCATAAAAGTTGTCACTAGCATATCATCACTGGCGCTTGGCGTAAATAACGTGGCAAAGTCAACCCCATCTGGTTGGGTAGTCAAACGGTCACGAACTTGCTGCATCCGAGTCTCAATCGTCACTGGATCAGCCGTCACCGTTTTAGTTAACGGCCGTGCCCGGCGACGTTTCGCCACAAGTTGCCGAAATGCAGCTTGCAAGTCAGCAACTGTTATCCCGGCAGTCAGCTGTGGCGTTGGTAATTCAGCCGGCATCAGCATGGCTTCCCGCGTAAAATGTTGTTGGCGCGCCTGTTCTTTGACCCGTAGCTCACCCGCAGCTTCTTGATAAACTTTGTATGCCAACAACTCCGCAACTAACGAGTCCCGTGGATCATCATCAGCCTCATCAGTCTCGTCTTCAGCTACCGGTGCCTGTGGCAATAAATAACGACTTTTAATCGTCATGAGTGTCGCCGCCATGACCAAATAATCACCCGCAATATCTAGTTGCAACGCTTGCATCGAATGCAAATAATCTAAATACTGTTTCGTGATGGCCGCAATCGGGATATCATAAATATCCATTTTGTTTTGGCGAATCAAATGGAGCAATAGATCAAGTGGCCCCTCAAATTCTGATATTTTAATAGTGATCGGCTGTTCGTTGTTTATCACGATTTCGCTCCCATGCACCAATGATCGGTGCCATTTCTAAAGTTCCCATGACCCGTTGATCCGGGTACAACGCCGCCAATTCATCCAACATTTGTTGTTGATTTTGGGGATTTCGTTCTTCCGGTGATAGCGAATCATGATGCACCAAGATGAAGTCAGCCCCCACTTCAATGCCAATGATCCCGCAGAAATCACCGTCGGCCTGACGCCATAATAATAATTGATGATTGTTGTCTGCTTGATACCATTGCATCTCCGTTTGCAAATGGGCAATATCTTTAAAATCAGGAATAAAAGATAACAAGCCCATGGCTACTTTTTCATAATCTTTGCGATATTTTACGAGCATCGTGGGCCCTCCTAACTATGCGCGCGGATGATATTTATTGTAAACCTCCGCTAAACGTTTCTTGGTAATATGCGTATAAATCTGGGTTGTGGAAATATCCGCGTGGCCCAGCAATTCTTGAACCACCCGCAGATCAGCCCCATTTTCCAAAATATGCGTGGCAAACGAATGCCGCAGCGTATGTGGAGTCACATCTTTTTCGATTCCAGCCGCTTTGACTAACCCTTTAAGATTTTTCCAAACCCCTTGGCGTGTCAATTGGCCCCCGTGATGATTTAAAAACAGATAATTATTGCGCCGTTTCGCCGAGACGAGTTTGGGCCGCGCCGTTTTCAAATATTGTTCAACAAAGTCAATGGCCACGTCACCAATCGGGATAATCCGCTCCTTGTCGCCTTTACCGATCGTTTGGATCAAACCAAGGTCTAAATGCAGATCATCCAGTTTAACATTGATCGTTTCGCTAACCCGCAACCCGGTCGCATACATGACTTCGAGTAAAGCACGATCACGCAGTCCTAAGGTTGTCTCGGTCTTCGGCACCGCTAATAATCGTTCCACTTCGCGCGCCGACAAAACTTGTGGCAAATGTTGCGCTCGTTTAGGCGTATCAATTTTTAACATTGGGTCACTATCAATGACATGCATTTGGGCTAAATATTGAAAAAACTTACGCAGACTTGAGACCGCGTGAATAATCGTATTACGTGCTTTACCTTGCTCATCTAAGACTTGTAAGTAGTTCAAGACAACATAGCGATCAACGGGTTTGAAGGAAGTCATCTTTTGCGTCGTCAAATAGCGCGCAAATTCGGTGAGGTCCTGTTGATAGCTTTTAAGACTATTCGTGACTAACCCCCGCTCAACACGCAAAAAATGCAGGTAATCAGCAAGCTGGTCCTGCATCGTTTGATTAATCGTCGGCTTCGTCATCATTAACCTCAGTTAATTTGATTTCACCTGGTTGCTGACTGATCAGCCGTTGCTTCAATAAATTACCCACGGCCCGCTTGAACTGTCCTTTACTAATGTTAAAGTAAGTCCGAATATCTTCAGGATCACTTTTATCCCAAAATGGTAAAGTATGATCAGCTTGATGTTGCAGCGCAGCTAATAACATTTGAGCATCATCACCAATTTCTTCGTAGCCCCGTGGTTTCAAAGAAAGGTTTAATTCACCATCACGCAAATGACCAATCACACGCGCTTTCATATGTTGACCCAAGCGTGGCTCTTGATCACGTTCAGAAGGATGCACGAAACCTAAGTGACCATCATCGGTAATAACCGAAGTTCCAGCCATCTTTAGCCGAAAAACCGTTACTTGAGTGTCGGCGTTTTTAACTTGATCACGATCATAAGGCGTTGCCATATCGGTAAAGACCGTTTGATCCGCCAAGGTTCCCCAAAGGCGTTGTTTGTTATCACGATCTAGTTTGACCAATAAGCGGTCATCCTTCTTCGGCCATAGCCGACTCAAAGTTGGTAGCTCATCTAAAGACACGACTAAGTCCTTGTTAGGTAAGCCAACATCTACGAACACGCCTAAATCATGCCGAGTCCGCACGACGGTTCCCCAGACATAATTTTCAAACGAAATTTCGGGGATATGACGGGTCATTTGTGCTTGATGGTTTTCATTTTCATAAACGAATCCTTCGTATAAACCACCAATATGCAATGGCTTCTCAGGTTCTTGTTTGTCGACCCATAAAGTCTGTCCATTGACTTGAACAAAATAGGCGTCATCATTTTCATCGGTCACTTTTGCAGTGACCACGGTTCCCATAATACTAGCTTCCATAGTTAACTCCTTTAAATTATTGCAAACTTAAATGTAAGACTTGAATAATGCAATAAGTAATGCCGGCCGCAATAATTGGCCCGGCAGCGATGCCACGTAATAATACCACACCCATGATGGTTCCAAAAACAAGGGCTACAGTAATTTCTGGTGAGGCATTGAGTAAGCCCACGCCATGAAACGACAAGACTGAGACCAACACACCACAGGCCACTGCAATCCAACCGACCGGCGATTTGAACGCATGCCAGAGATCACGAAATCCAACTTGACCAGTGGCAATCGGAATCAGGATAGCCACGGTAATGACCGTGACACCCCAGTTAATACCCTTTTGACCGATCGTGGTCAATAATTTGCTTGTGTTGGGAATCAATTTAATCACCAAGACCACCACGGTGGCAATCTGTAGCGACTGGTTCTTACCCAGCCATGCAATTAATAAAATTGCTAATAAAAATAGCCAGCTTTCCATACGACACCTCACGTGTTATTAATTGTAACCGAAAACGCCTCAGATAGCGAGGAATGCCCACAAATATGCTCAGCATAAGTCATCGCAATATCGTTATGTATATAAAAAGCCGCCGCTAAGCGACGACTTTTCAAATTCAATTTTAAATGAATTTTATAAGGCGTTTGAAGCACCGCGGTAAACAATCCCACGACGTGAATCAACCGTGATCAATTGACCATCAGCGATAACCGTTGTAGCATCCTTAACACCAACGATGACAGGAATACCCATTGAAATACCAACAACAGCAGCATGTGAAGTTAAACCGCCATTTTCAACAATCAAAGCGCTAGACTTTTCGATTGCTGGCAAGTAGTCTTTGTCAGTGGTCTTAGTAACTAAGACGCCACCTTCAACGGCCTTGTCGATAGCTTCTTGTGCAGAAGTTGCAATAACAGCCTTGCCAATGACAGTTTCGTCACCGACACCTTGGCCATCAGCTAAACGAGAACCAATTAATTGGATCTTCATGATGTTAGTCGTACCGCGTTCGCCAACTGGCACACCGGCAGTGATTAAGATCAAGTCGCCTTCCTTAGCAAAGCCAAGTTCAACGGCCTTTGAAGCAGCCAAATCAAACATGTCATCAGTGGTTTCTGGTTTGTCAGCCACGATTGGTTGAACACCCCAGTTAACCATCAAGCCACGTTGAGTCCGTTCGTCAAAGGTAATTGCTAAGATATCAGCATCTGGACGGTACTTCGAAATCATCTTAGCCGTGTAGCCAGATTCAGTCGCAGCAACAATCGTCTTGATACCAAGGTTCTTAGCAGCACGCGCAATGGCGATACCAATGGTTTCAGTAACACTAGTCTTGTCGAAACGGTTTAATTGTAAATTGCCGTTTTCAGCCAAAGTGTTTTCAGCCTTTTGGTCGATCTTAGCCATCATAGCAACTGATTCAACTGGGTAAAGCCCGTTAGCACTTTCACCAGAAAGCATCGTTGCGTCAGTACCGTCAAAGACAGCGTTGGCAACGTCAGATGCTTCGGCACGAGTAGGACGTGGGTTTTCTTGCATTGAATCAAGCATTTGAGTGGCAGTAATAACTGGCATACCCAAAGCGTTACATTTCTTGATTAAGCTCTTTTGTACCAAAGGCACATTTTCAGCAGGAATTTCAACACCCATGTCACCACGAGCAACCATCAAACCATCACAAACCTTAAGAATTTCATCGACATTGTCGATACCTTCTTGTGATTCGATCTTAGGGAAGATTTGAACATGTTCCATATGCTTTTCTTCAAGTAATTCACGGATGTCTAAGACATCTTGTGGCTTACGAACGAAAGAAGCAGCAATGTAGTTGATTTCGTGATCCAAACCAAAACGAATATCGTCTGAGTCTTTTTCAGTAATCCCAGGTAAGTTGATAGAAACGCCAGGAGCGTTAGTACCTTTACGTGAGCCTAATACACCGGCGTTTTGAACAGTGGTAACCAATTCGCGGTTAGCTTCGTCTTTTTCGTCGATCTTCATGTCTAATAAACCATCATCGAAGAGGACATGACCACCTACATGAACATCGTCAAATAGGCCATCATAGGTAACGGCAATTTTATCCTTGGTTGATTCAAGTGAATCATCCATGGTAATACGTACCTTATCACCGATCTTGTATTCAGACTTACCATCTTTTTGAACAGTTGTCCGAATTTCAGCACCCTTAGTATCAAGCATGATACCAACAGTCTTACCCGTAATCTTTTCAGCTTCATGAACCTTGTTTAAACGATCCAAATGTTCTGCATGATCACCATGCGAGAAGTTAAAGCGGAAAATATTTGCGCCGGCTTCGATCAATTTAACAATAGTGTCAGTATCGGTGCTGGCAGGACCAAGTGTTGAAACAATCTTGGTTTTCTTCATAAGAAAAATCTCTCCCTTGAAAGTTTTTATAAAAAGACATTTACGTCATTTTTATCAAATTAGTAAGAAACGAGTTAGCTGAATGAGATTTCGTCATTCAACTTAGCCAATGAAGCTTCCGTCACATGTTTTGAATCAAATAGATCCAACATGCTGTGGGTCACTAATTGGTTGTTTTGAATCCCAACGGCTAGGCCACCCTTACCGCTAAGTAAGAGTTCCACAGCGTAGGCGCCCATCTTGCTGGCCATGACACGGTCTTTAGCTGATGGACGGCCACCACGTTGCATATGGCCAATCGTGTTGGCACGCGCGTCAAAGTCACCATATTGTGATAACTTCTTAACAAATTCATCCGCACCCATGACGCCTTCTGCCAAAACAACAATATTGCTGCGATGACCGTTAGCCCGGTTGTGTTTGATCTTGTTAGCAACGCTCTCCATATCCCAATCGCGTTCAGGAACGATGATTTCATCGGCACCGGCAGAAACGCCAGCCCACAAAGCAACATCACCAGCGCCACGACCCATAACTTCCACAACGAAAGTCCGGTCATGACTATGAGCTGTATCATGAATCCGATCGAGGGCCTCAACGTCAGTGTTCACTGCCGTATCGAAACCAATCGTGAAATCAGTGAATGGAATATCATTATCAATGGTCCCAGGAAGACCAATTGTGTTGTAGCCATGTTCAGTTAAACGCAAGGCCCCATGATAAGACCCATCGCCACCAATAACGACCAAGGCATCGATCCCGAATTTCTTCAGTTGTTCGATCCCTTTCAATTGACCTTCGACATGTGCGAATTCTGGGTAACGAGCAGAATAAAGTAACGTTCCACCTTCACCGACCACACCGTCTAAATCTACTGATTCTATTTTATGAATGTCACCAGCAACTAATCCGGCAAAGCCGTAATTGATGCCGTATGCTTCTAACCCTTCGGCCATTGCTTTGCGAGCAACCGCACGAACAGCCGCATTCATACCAGGAGCGTCGCCGCCACTGGTTAAAATACCAATGCGTTTCATTTTTTCACCTCAGGCAATAAATTGAGTTCGTAACTCCATAAGTGATTTTAACACTTTTCATAAAAATTGTCTGTTATTTTTTGAAAATAACACCGATTAAAAACGCCGTCACATCAAGGGATTTCGCTTTTCATGACAACATTATCGCGACCTAATAGGTTTGTAAGCGCTCCAACCATTTCCGCATTATCTTGTACCCAATACTGTGAATTTAGTTCAACTGTCTTGTGGGCCACACTGGAATAAATTAAGACTGGATTTGGCCCCTTAAATCCGCGCAAACATTTTAAAACTTCTCGTTGGATCTCTGGTGTCGAAGTCGTAGCGGTCAGCCGCAGAAAAAGTTGTCCGGTTGGTGCTGGAAAGCTTTCTGCGAGTTGCCATTGGTTCACAATGACTTGTAGTCCCCGCTGTACTTCGACTTTACCACTAATCAGGACAATACTATCGGTCTTTAAACTCGCTTGAAGCCGTTGGTAAGTTGTCGGAAAAATCGTGAGATCGATTTCGCCAGATAAATCACTGCCAGTAGCAAAGGCCATCTGCTGACCACGCTTGGTGCGGATTACGCGAATCTTAGTAATGTAGACCAATATTTTAACAGTTTGTTCAGCGGTGAGCGCACTGACCATGGTCGTGTGCTGTTGCTGTGCTAACCATTGGTAAGCTTCCACTGGATGGCCAGAAACATAAGCGCCTAAAACCTCTGATTCCTTGGCTAAACGCTCACTTAACGGCAACTCTGGTTGCTTTTTGATTTTGGGTGCCAATGAGGCAAACAAGCTCACACTGTTGCCGGCCAGTTCCGCACTAGACATCAATTCTGGAACACTGGTCAACAACTCCGCACGATTCAAGCCAAAATGATCCAAGGCCCCCGCATAGATCAAGGCGGTCATCAGATCTGCTTTCAGCCATTTGGCATCCAAGCGTTGCATCAATTGTTGTAAGTTTTTGAAAGGGCCATTCGCTTGACGTTCTGCTAATAAGCTGGCGATAAAATCACGTCGCAAGCCCTTGATGGAACTCAATCCAAACGTAATGGCCTGCCCATTCCAATCAAAGTAAGCGCCACTGACATTAATATCTGGCGGAACGACCTTAACGTGATGTTGTTTGGCTTCAGCCAGATACTGCTTTAATTTAGTGCCATTGCCTAAAATTGAATTCATCAGTGAAGTGAAGAATGCGCCCGGATAATGAACTTTCAAATAAGCGAGCTCAAACGCCATTTTACTATAAGCAACCGCATGTGAACGGTTGAACCCATAGTTCGCAAATTGCTCAATATATTGGTAGACCTGTGTCGCTACTGCCGCAGAAAAATGTTGCTTTTCTGCGCCATCAATAAATTGTTGCCGCATCTTGTCAATGACTTGCTTCTTCTTCTTACTCATCGCCCGCCGCAATAAATCGGCTTCACCAAGACTAAAACCACCCATGACCGCCGCCACTTGCATGACTTGTTCTTGATACACCAAAATACCATAAGTTGGTCCAAGAATCGGTTGTAGCTCTGGTGCCGGATAGGTCACGGGTTCTGTTCCCTGTTTGCGCGCAATAAAATGATCGATATTTTCCATTGGCCCCGGCCGATACAACGCATTGACCGCCGCAACCAGTTCAAAATTATCAGGATGCAGTTTACGCAAAACATTACGAATACCGGCTGATTCGAATTGAAAAACGCCCGTCGTATCGCCGGCCTGAAATAATTTTAACGTTTCAGGGTCATTGAGATCAATTTTGGTAATCGCTAATGGCTGTCCAGTTTGTCGTTGGACATAGTGTAAGGCACTTGCCAATAACGACAAATTTCGCAGGCCCAAAAAGTCCATTTTCAGCAGTCCAACGGCTTCGACAGTATCTTTCGTATACTGTGTCATCATCATGGTTTCGCTACCAGCTTGTAAAGGGACGATTTCAATTAACGGCACTTGGCTTAACACCACTCCGGCAGCATGGGTCGAGTAATGCCGGGGTAATCCCTCGATTCGTTGGGCCGTTTCAAATAGCAATCGGTTCTTGCTTGAATCCGCGACTAAATTTTGTAACCGCCGTGAGTCTTGATAAGCTTGTGCTAGCGTAATATGCAGTTGATTCGGAATCGCCGCACTCCAGTCACTCATTTCAAAGGTCGACAGCCCAAAGACTCGGCCAACGTCTCGTAACGCCTGCTTCGCGGCCAACGTCCCAAAAGTGATAATTTGTGCGACCCGGTCATGGCCGTATTTGTCATGAACATACATTAAAACTTGTTCACGACGATTGTCTGGAATATCTAGATCAATATCCGGCATGTTCGCCCGTTTGGCATTTAAGAATCGTTCAAATAACAATCCATATTGTAAAGGATCAACATCCGTAATCTGTAAAACGTAAGCGACTAAAGAACCAGCAGCTGAGCCTCGGCCCGGCCCCGTGGTGATATCAGCACGATGCGCATAATTCATGACATC from Lactiplantibacillus brownii encodes:
- a CDS encoding segregation and condensation protein A, giving the protein MVINNEQPITIKISEFEGPLDLLLHLIRQNKMDIYDIPIAAITKQYLDYLHSMQALQLDIAGDYLVMAATLMTIKSRYLLPQAPVAEDETDEADDDPRDSLVAELLAYKVYQEAAGELRVKEQARQQHFTREAMLMPAELPTPQLTAGITVADLQAAFRQLVAKRRRARPLTKTVTADPVTIETRMQQVRDRLTTQPDGVDFATLFTPSASDDMLVTTFMAVLELTKQAQVTLVQTAQLGPIHLHLRQDE
- the scpB gene encoding SMC-Scp complex subunit ScpB; this encodes MTNIEQIEGLLFVAGDEGVTVAEIEHATGFAKPAINTMLSTLAAHYAEEPDCALMILSTANTYRLATKAAIAPVLKRYFEAPLSTSLSQASLEVLAIIAYRQPLTRIEIDEIRGVQSGSTIQKLVLRQLVTETGRLSEPGRPILYGTTELFLDYFGLQTLDDLPAIDLEALTDSEHPAPETDLFLTAFQDKLNGQHPDSEEN
- a CDS encoding N-acetyltransferase, whose amino-acid sequence is MLVKYRKDYEKVAMGLLSFIPDFKDIAHLQTEMQWYQADNNHQLLLWRQADGDFCGIIGIEVGADFILVHHDSLSPEERNPQNQQQMLDELAALYPDQRVMGTLEMAPIIGAWERNRDKQRTADHY
- the pyk gene encoding pyruvate kinase; amino-acid sequence: MKKTKIVSTLGPASTDTDTIVKLIEAGANIFRFNFSHGDHAEHLDRLNKVHEAEKITGKTVGIMLDTKGAEIRTTVQKDGKSEYKIGDKVRITMDDSLESTKDKIAVTYDGLFDDVHVGGHVLFDDGLLDMKIDEKDEANRELVTTVQNAGVLGSRKGTNAPGVSINLPGITEKDSDDIRFGLDHEINYIAASFVRKPQDVLDIRELLEEKHMEHVQIFPKIESQEGIDNVDEILKVCDGLMVARGDMGVEIPAENVPLVQKSLIKKCNALGMPVITATQMLDSMQENPRPTRAEASDVANAVFDGTDATMLSGESANGLYPVESVAMMAKIDQKAENTLAENGNLQLNRFDKTSVTETIGIAIARAAKNLGIKTIVAATESGYTAKMISKYRPDADILAITFDERTQRGLMVNWGVQPIVADKPETTDDMFDLAASKAVELGFAKEGDLILITAGVPVGERGTTNIMKIQLIGSRLADGQGVGDETVIGKAVIATSAQEAIDKAVEGGVLVTKTTDKDYLPAIEKSSALIVENGGLTSHAAVVGISMGIPVIVGVKDATTVIADGQLITVDSRRGIVYRGASNAL
- a CDS encoding DUF441 domain-containing protein; translated protein: MESWLFLLAILLIAWLGKNQSLQIATVVVLVIKLIPNTSKLLTTIGQKGINWGVTVITVAILIPIATGQVGFRDLWHAFKSPVGWIAVACGVLVSVLSFHGVGLLNASPEITVALVFGTIMGVVLLRGIAAGPIIAAGITYCIIQVLHLSLQ
- the xerD gene encoding site-specific tyrosine recombinase XerD yields the protein MQDQLADYLHFLRVERGLVTNSLKSYQQDLTEFARYLTTQKMTSFKPVDRYVVLNYLQVLDEQGKARNTIIHAVSSLRKFFQYLAQMHVIDSDPMLKIDTPKRAQHLPQVLSAREVERLLAVPKTETTLGLRDRALLEVMYATGLRVSETINVKLDDLHLDLGLIQTIGKGDKERIIPIGDVAIDFVEQYLKTARPKLVSAKRRNNYLFLNHHGGQLTRQGVWKNLKGLVKAAGIEKDVTPHTLRHSFATHILENGADLRVVQELLGHADISTTQIYTHITKKRLAEVYNKYHPRA
- the pfkA gene encoding 6-phosphofructokinase, with the protein product MKRIGILTSGGDAPGMNAAVRAVARKAMAEGLEAYGINYGFAGLVAGDIHKIESVDLDGVVGEGGTLLYSARYPEFAHVEGQLKGIEQLKKFGIDALVVIGGDGSYHGALRLTEHGYNTIGLPGTIDNDIPFTDFTIGFDTAVNTDVEALDRIHDTAHSHDRTFVVEVMGRGAGDVALWAGVSAGADEIIVPERDWDMESVANKIKHNRANGHRSNIVVLAEGVMGADEFVKKLSQYGDFDARANTIGHMQRGGRPSAKDRVMASKMGAYAVELLLSGKGGLAVGIQNNQLVTHSMLDLFDSKHVTEASLAKLNDEISFS
- a CDS encoding CvfB family protein → MEASIMGTVVTAKVTDENDDAYFVQVNGQTLWVDKQEPEKPLHIGGLYEGFVYENENHQAQMTRHIPEISFENYVWGTVVRTRHDLGVFVDVGLPNKDLVVSLDELPTLSRLWPKKDDRLLVKLDRDNKQRLWGTLADQTVFTDMATPYDRDQVKNADTQVTVFRLKMAGTSVITDDGHLGFVHPSERDQEPRLGQHMKARVIGHLRDGELNLSLKPRGYEEIGDDAQMLLAALQHQADHTLPFWDKSDPEDIRTYFNISKGQFKRAVGNLLKQRLISQQPGEIKLTEVNDDEADD
- a CDS encoding pseudouridine synthase, translating into MAERLQKVMAEAGVASRRKSEVLITSGHVRVNGKTVTELGVKVERHDQIEVDGSPILAEKLVYYLFYKPRGVVTTVHDERGRKTVMDYFKEVPERIYPVGRLDYDTSGLLIMTNDGALANRLTHPKYEVKKTYLAKVEGVPTNADLKQLRLGVEIDGRTTAPAKSNLLDSDHKKQNALVQLTIHEGHNHQVKKMLAAIGHPVTKLKRERYGILDLQSLQAGEYRKLKPIEISKLKGER
- a CDS encoding ECF transporter S component, translated to MQQTTLRRLVGIALLGACAYILMLLEFPIIPIAAWMKIDFSDIPILIGLFLYGMGGAFAITLIKLFLHSATMGFAIPDLIGSAASFLGSAVLIIAFAIVLRYYRGNEKWRLPLAIGLATIGLVVVESLANLTFVLPFYMQVMGMKLSVSLNTLVLIAVVPFNLIKGLLVGGVFWLVYHRLAKWLGNRNQLMSRV
- a CDS encoding helix-turn-helix domain-containing protein, with product MTDSDLLLSAIKCTALDSLTQLIATYLEQPVFIMDVTGHTISTSTPDLPAVTPDWFRLDTNRGAFQDGTTEYLRQPINTYALKIWFLFVAQSKGYPVTASQLNLVIQVINNFNERYTVNPNQSEMNSLFTQLLHQPTKTDITSFGPLLNQPLVMITATPLSTRPHQDAFKQALQKQLTTMPMTEDTHQNLVLIVPATTAKFEQTALDTLGQQYQYCFFISEPYTDITKSRDFLNICHQAFKAAQKLGELHPVNLTQGYNIYIILDHMTDTSLLRQTMCAQLLTLKAYDRAHHAELFQTLFTYLENDCRLNTTATQLHLHRNSLTKRLQRIDDIIHIDWSQPHKTFGLRLSYRIFDYLDH